From Bacillus pumilus, one genomic window encodes:
- the ptsG gene encoding glucose-specific PTS transporter subunit IIBC — MFKSLFGVLQKIGRALMLPVAILPAAGILLALGNAMQNPQLIDVAQFLSNDTIQLVASVMENAGNIVFSNLPLLFAVGVAIGLANGDGVAGIAAIIGYLVMNVTMSAVLMANGSIPSDSIKLAKFFKESHPAYINMLGIPTLSTGVFGGIIVGVLAAYMYNKFYKIELPQYLGFFAGKRFVPIVTSISALILGLLMLVIWPPIQGALNSFSTGLLAANEPLAAFVFGVIERSLIPFGLHHIFYSPFWYEFFSYKSLSGELVRGDQRIFMAQIKDGVQLTAGTFMTGKYPFMMFGLPAAALAIYHEAKPKNKKLVAGIMGSAALTSFLTGITEPLEFSFLFVAPVLFAIHCVFAGLSFMIMDILNVKIGMTFSGGLIDFFLFGILPNRTAWWLVIPVGLVLAAIYYFGFRFAIRKFNLKTPGREDEAADGADSAKSEKGNDLPYEILEAMGDQENIKHLDACITRLRVTVNDQKKVDKDRLKKLGASGVLEVGNNIQAIFGPRSDNLKTQMQDIIAGRTPRPAKDPSAKEEVSQQVEEVIAKPLQNEQGEEIFASPITGELHPITDVPDQVFSGKMMGDGFAILPTDGTVVSPVKGKILNVFPTKHAIGLQSDGGLEILIHFGIDTVSLKGEGFEAFVQEGDQVEIGQKLLEVDIDKIKSEVPSLMTPIVFTNLGEGQFIDLQESGEIKAGQENIMKISK, encoded by the coding sequence GTGTTTAAATCACTTTTTGGTGTGTTGCAAAAAATTGGACGAGCACTTATGCTTCCAGTTGCGATCCTTCCTGCTGCTGGTATTTTACTAGCACTTGGGAATGCGATGCAAAATCCGCAGCTGATTGATGTAGCTCAATTTTTAAGCAATGATACAATTCAGCTTGTTGCAAGTGTCATGGAAAATGCGGGGAACATTGTCTTCTCGAATCTTCCGCTCTTATTTGCTGTAGGGGTTGCCATCGGTCTTGCTAATGGAGACGGTGTGGCAGGGATTGCCGCAATTATCGGTTATCTTGTCATGAACGTGACAATGAGTGCCGTATTAATGGCCAATGGATCGATTCCATCCGATTCCATCAAATTGGCTAAGTTCTTTAAGGAAAGCCATCCAGCGTATATTAATATGCTCGGCATTCCGACCTTGTCTACCGGCGTCTTCGGCGGGATTATTGTCGGGGTATTAGCAGCTTATATGTATAATAAATTTTACAAAATTGAGCTCCCGCAATATCTCGGCTTCTTTGCTGGTAAACGTTTTGTTCCAATCGTTACATCTATTTCAGCACTTATTTTAGGGCTTTTGATGCTAGTCATTTGGCCGCCAATTCAAGGTGCACTGAACTCGTTTTCAACAGGACTGCTCGCAGCGAATGAGCCGCTTGCTGCCTTTGTATTCGGTGTGATTGAACGCTCATTAATTCCGTTTGGTCTGCACCACATTTTCTACTCGCCATTCTGGTATGAGTTCTTTAGTTATAAGAGCTTATCAGGTGAGCTTGTCCGTGGTGATCAGCGTATCTTCATGGCACAGATCAAAGATGGTGTTCAGCTGACAGCTGGTACATTCATGACAGGGAAATATCCGTTCATGATGTTTGGTCTGCCAGCAGCAGCACTTGCGATTTACCATGAAGCAAAACCAAAGAATAAAAAGCTTGTCGCTGGAATTATGGGATCAGCAGCCCTGACTTCTTTCCTAACAGGGATTACTGAACCGCTTGAATTCTCATTCTTGTTTGTTGCACCAGTGTTATTTGCAATCCACTGTGTATTTGCTGGATTATCCTTTATGATTATGGATATTCTAAACGTGAAAATCGGTATGACCTTCTCAGGGGGATTAATCGACTTCTTCTTATTCGGTATCTTGCCAAACAGAACCGCTTGGTGGCTTGTGATTCCAGTTGGTCTCGTACTTGCTGCTATTTATTACTTCGGATTTAGATTCGCCATTCGCAAATTTAATCTGAAAACGCCAGGCCGCGAGGATGAAGCAGCTGACGGTGCAGATAGTGCTAAGTCTGAAAAGGGTAATGACTTACCTTATGAAATTCTTGAAGCAATGGGTGACCAAGAAAACATTAAACACCTTGATGCTTGTATTACGCGTTTACGTGTCACTGTCAATGATCAGAAGAAAGTGGACAAGGACCGCTTGAAAAAGCTTGGTGCTTCAGGAGTTCTCGAAGTAGGAAACAACATCCAGGCCATCTTTGGACCACGCTCTGATAATTTAAAAACACAAATGCAGGACATCATTGCAGGCCGCACGCCTCGTCCAGCGAAAGACCCTTCTGCAAAAGAAGAAGTCAGCCAGCAGGTCGAAGAAGTCATTGCAAAACCGCTTCAAAACGAGCAAGGTGAAGAAATCTTTGCTTCACCAATTACAGGGGAGCTTCATCCGATTACAGATGTACCAGATCAAGTATTCTCAGGGAAAATGATGGGTGACGGTTTCGCCATCTTGCCAACAGATGGAACGGTGGTTTCACCGGTGAAAGGGAAGATCTTAAATGTATTCCCAACGAAACACGCAATTGGCCTGCAATCTGACGGTGGACTTGAAATTTTAATCCACTTCGGTATTGATACGGTCAGCCTTAAAGGAGAAGGATTTGAAGCATTTGTACAAGAGGGAGATCAAGTAGAAATCGGTCAAAAACTCTTAGAGGTTGATATTGATAAAATTAAGTCTGAAGTACCATCTTTGATGACACCAATTGTATTTACCAACTTAGGTGAAGGACAATTTATTGACCTTCAAGAATCCGGTGAAATCAAAGCTGGTCAAGAAAACATCATGAAAATTTCAAAATAA
- a CDS encoding phosphocarrier protein HPr, with translation MAQQTFKVTADSGIHARPATVLVQTASKYDADINLEYNGKTVNLKSIMGVMSLGIAKGATITISASGSDENDALAALKDTMKSEGLGE, from the coding sequence ATGGCTCAACAAACATTCAAAGTAACTGCAGATTCTGGAATTCACGCACGTCCTGCAACAGTTCTTGTACAAACTGCTAGTAAATATGATGCTGATATCAACTTAGAATATAATGGTAAAACAGTGAACCTGAAATCTATTATGGGTGTAATGTCTCTAGGAATTGCGAAAGGTGCTACAATCACAATCTCTGCTTCTGGTTCTGATGAAAATGATGCACTTGCTGCGCTTAAAGACACAATGAAAAGTGAAGGCCTAGGCGAGTAA